From the genome of Equus przewalskii isolate Varuska chromosome 23, EquPr2, whole genome shotgun sequence:
TCTACAAGTCTAGTAGCCCTGACAGGTTTTGAAAGATGTGGCAGTTGACATGACCTTGATAACATTGACTTTATAATAAAGAGCACATACAAACAAATACAAACTGACTCTCTGAAATGGTTTCTCTTGTCTCAGAATTTATCagtttcaattttataaaaacaggtgAACAGATGCCGCAGCAGTCAAACTTCGCACATTCCCACTTCGACGCCTGGGTTCGACAACTCAGATGCCGGATCCAACATGGCACTACTAACAAGCCATGCTGACAGGTCACACacataaataaaggaagaaattgaacaCAAGGGTAAGCAGACAGtcacagcaaaggaaagataAGCAGCAATACATTCCAgcatacctcaaaaaaaaatagatgccTATGATGCTATTCTTTTTCAAGTTACAACAGTTTTTgctgaaaaatacaaagagacaATTCAGACTAGAACCAACAACATATGCAGAACTTACTCTTCCCAAAGACATTTACACCAAGTGGGTATTTGTGACATTCAAGGATGCAGAGGGCAAGACTCCCAGGAGCACAGGATGCTCCAGGAGCTCTGATAGCAGTATTCGAACCTGGCAGATTGACCTGGAAATAAAACACCACACCTCAACCAAACGTGGAAAAGAAGAGAGTGGAGCGCGGATGATGTTCTGTGAGTTGGTGGTTTTGTGAATTATAACCTGAACCGAAGGCACATGctgaaacagaaacataaaagtaCAGTCATTTGGGGAAATATAAGATCAAAGCCCGAATTTTTCTGCCAGGTAAACAATTCCAATTAGAGAAATGGAGGATGGACTGGACCTATGAATTGTCCCATAAACACAGTTTTGGAAGGCAAATTTACTGGAAGGACACTTTTCACAGACAAGTCAATGCCTATCACAATTTCTCCTCAACTACATCAAATACAGCAATTTCAGTCACAGCCCATTCCTTCATCATCCAGCTCAACACCACGAACCTAGATGTTTCTAGACGGGTTAATACAAAGAATATAACAGTAGCTGGATTCCCGAGGTTCACGTCCTTGGAACATTCAAAGGAACAgtacaatttttttgttttaatgaagaaAACTCTAGGTCAGAGGTAGTGTGTAGGCAGGGCTGTTCAGATGGTGACCTTCTCAAAATACAAAGTGCTTTGGATATTCTGTCCTAGAATATATCAAACATTTTCCCCTATGCTTCAAATATCAAGACAATATACAATATgcctctttatatttttattgaataattttcttGGACCTCATTCATCTCATTCCAGATCCTACAGTGACCTTCCAATTTACTGCATCACCCTTTCTGTAAGTCTTGATAACTCTTGGAAAAGTACTATGAAGACAGAGGTGGATTTTAACATGTTACTAGATAGTGGATCACGTGAGTAATTAGTACCTTATGCTACCAGTTTGGATGCACATAGTCTACAGGAATATTTGTGTCTTTTAGCAGAAGTGGAAGACTGAGTTGACTAGACGGCATCTGAATAAAACAAGGGGCAAATGCCACCTTCTTTCTTACACACACAGACTCCTGTCCCCCCTCCTTGGCTTCTGGAGTTAATAAACTGAATCCAGATGGGGAACTGAAATTTTCCTGATATTAATCCTTACTGTTTTTAATCCTTAGGGAAATAGTTTTGTGATACTCTTCTTCCAAAATGATCGATGTTCCCAaacaaagaatttcagaaatctATCTCTGGAAGTCAATGCTTGTACTTCAGCATCAGAAACCTTTAACAAGATCTCCACTTAttcccattcttcctttttttaaaaaaaaatttcacttttcagTGCTTTCCAATTTTTGAATCATGAACATTATTATTCTTACATTActacttttgtaatcagaataTAGAAGAGAAAGTTACTTAGTAAACAAAGTGCAGCAAAATTAACATATCTTTAAGGCTGTGTTACTGTAAGAGACTTTGTAGTTAAGATAAAAACCTTCTTTGTATTCCTCAATATGCtattatatatacatgaaatTGTGATTATAATACACACATGATCACATGTAATAAGTGACAGTCCCTTTTAATCCCTActtaatttctaatatataaGTTTCTTTCTAAGATATCCAACTCCCAAAGTAAATACTTGCTTTAAAGTATGTTCAACAGTTACATCAGCTAATCCCACAGCGGCCTTCTACTTTCATTCCCTTTATATCAGGCCAAGGAATGCCCCTGAGGACAATTAGTAGGTATGTAACACCTTACTAGATATTGCATTTTAGTGTTACTCATTCGTTGTCACtaagacaaataataataacaaacatatACATAGTGTTTACTATATGACAGGCTCTTTTGAAAGTACTTTACAatttctatctcatttaatcctataaCAACCCTATAGAATATGTACTATTACCATCTCCATTGTAGAGATAAGGAAAAACAGAGGTagagaggttaactgacttgTTCAAATCACACAGCTTCTGTGGTGTAACTGGTATTCAAACCCTGAGTCTGGCTCCACAATCTGCACTGTTATGCCATGACACAAGGCATTTTAAACTCCCTTATCCAAAAACCTCACTCCAAGAATGAGGCACTATTCGTTATTCCCATATACCTAAAGAACGGCAAGTAGTCAAAGGCTGCCGAataattttaccatattttaGACATAATCATTAAAGATTATGTTGATAATCTTTAACAAAAGATtatcaaaaaaaagataaacgtTGCTTGCAGTTCACAGTCAATACTCTCACATCTACCTGACTCATCTCATTTTTACTCAATGAGCAAGCTAAAATGAGACTGAGGTCCTTGAACAGTAGGAGCTACCATTTAAAGGCAAAGCAATGAATTACGAGTTTTATTGACTCCTCTCATTTGACTCATGCAGTAACTCATACAACAGACATTATTACTACTCCCATCAGATAAGCGAGGGAATGGAGGCCATGCGAGGTCAAGCTACTCCCCAGGTCTGGCTGTCTTCCCAGGGTCCAGGGCCCGACTACTCAGGAGCAGGGAACACTGGTCTCCAGATGCCAAGTGCTCATCCATCGCCCCACTTTGTTCCTCGCCTAGTTACTAAAGAGGCCGTTTTGTCAGGGGCCCcctaaaaagacagagaaaagctcTTTTATGCCGGCACTTACAAAGtatgaaaatttactttttaacatgACTTATTCTGCTTCTCCAGATAAGACATAAGATTACCTCGACAACTTAAGAGACATTTACTACCCCAGGAAGAGTTTCAAAGTATTAAGCTGGCCACGTGCAGCCAATGGACTCTGGTGCTGTCTACTTGAAACTCCCTGAAGCTGCAGAACTTGAGGTCAGTAATCATTCACCCGCTGCTTCCTTTCCAAATAAAGGGCCAGGAAAGTGAAAAAACGCTCCCTCCGCAACAAAAGCTACCCTGTGAGTttggggccgccccgtggccgagtggttaagttctcgagctccacttcggtggcccacggttttgctggttcggatcctgggggtgcggaacagggcactgctcatcaggccatgctaaggcagtgtccatatagcacaaccagaaggatccacaactaaaatatacaactatgtaccggggcgctttggggagaaaaagaaaaaaagagagagagagagagatacccTGTGAGTTTGGAAGGATTTTTCTCCAATTATTAACTTTAGCtgaataaacaatagaaaaaaaagtaaagcaattcAAAAGACCCCCAAAATAACGCTGACAAAGTGTTGAAACAGTAAAATGCTCCATGAAGTTTTAAGACTagcctgggggccggcctgggggcccagcggttaagtgcccacgttcagcttctgcggcctggggttcgccggtttggatcccggacgcttggcatgccatgctgtggcaggcatcccacataaagtagaggaagatgggcacggatgttagctcagggccagtcttcctcagcaaaaagaggaggattggcagatgttagctcagggctaatcttcctcaaaaacaaaaaagatgactAGCCTGGGAACAGAAAGCAACTACTCCAGATAAACCGAATAAGTGACCATAATAGTTTACATACAATCATTAACCTGCAGGTGCCAATGATAACTAGTACTGTATCCCTAAGAAAAGGCAAtgctatttcctgtcttgtttttGACTGTTAATCAAAATCATGTACCCGTCCAAAAGTTAATGTTGAAATTAGCATTTTCTTTCGTGGCAAAAACTAGATAAACCTGAGGTGCTCCTTGGCACCATCGACCATTTGGGTTCTAAAAGACAGGAATGAAGACACTCACGTAGATAAAATAGAAAGTGTCTGCAAACGACTTACCACATTTACCCTCATTTGAAAACTCTATGTCTGTAAGAAGGCATTCTCAATCTCTGGAAAAATTAAATCGTGTATACACAAGGTCTAATTTTCCCGCTCcgtgaaaaagagtgaaaagtcGGAGCTTGCAGGGAAATAGCTCAGAGCTGCCAACCCCCAGGAAAACGGCACTTCCCTGCTAACACCTGCGCGCCGGCATCTCCGATTTGGCTAGGAACCCCCCACAGGGCGGCACGAAGCCGGGTCCCTGGTCAACCCCGGTCCGTGGACGGGAGACCCCGGGCGGCCCCCTCCGCCGCGCGTGCACCCCAGGCCGGCGCGGGCACAGCCGCGGGGCGTAACGCAGGGGCCCACCTTCTTCCTCCGGCCGCGCGCGCGGCCCGGCCCCCGCGCCGCCCCGCAGGAGGGCGCGCCGGGCTCGGGCGGCCCCGCGGAGTCGCGACGGCCTCTCCGGCTTCTCCCGGTCCGAAAAGGGGCCTTGAAATTGAAGAGGTCGTAGGGGTCGTCGGAGCGACAGAAGGCGTTCCAGAGCCGCAGGCTCTCCGCCTCGTCGGCGCCCGCCCGCGCCGCGGCCTCCGCACCGCCCGCGGCCGGGCCCCCCTCGGCGTCGGGGGCGCCTCCCGGGGGCCCGGGGGCGCAGCGGCTCAGGCCCTCGGCGTCCGGCTCGGGGTCCGACTCGGCGAGCGAGCTGCCGCTGTCGAAGCCGTCGTCCGCGGCGTCCTCCCCGTCCGAGCCGCTCTCCGCCGGGCCGCCCCCCAGGATGTAGTCGATGAGCCGGTTGCCGCAGGCCGGCCGGGCGGCGCGCTCGGGCCCCGCGTGCGCGCGCGGCAGCCCgtgctcctcctccaggctgtgGTAGCCGTGGTCCTGCTCGGGCGTGGGCAGCGCCGGCCCCGCGGCGGCCGGCGGCGGGAGCTCCAGCCCCACCACGCGCAGAGGGCGGCCTTCCGGCGGGCCGCCCCCGGGCGGAGCGGGGCGCGCGCGGCGCTCGGGCAGGCGGCCGCCGTCGGGGGccggcggggcggcggcggcggcgcggaggGCGTGGGCCCGCGGGGGCGCGGCGGGCTGCAGGGCCAGCGCCGGCAGGAGCGCGCCGAGGAGCCGGCCCCACGCCAGCAGCCGGCGCAGCAGGCCGGGCAGCGGCGCGAGCAGCGTCCTCCAGGCGCCGGCCCGGGCCTCGGGCGGGGGTGCGCGCTCCGGGGCGCGCCGCGGGGAGGAgacgcgcggcggcggcgggcgggcgccAGTCTCCATCGCCGTCCGCGGCCCGCCGGGACGCGGAGCGCGGGGGCGAGGGGCCTAGACGGCGCCGGCCGTGCGCAGCGGCGGCGTGGGCGCCCCGGGCCGCTCCCCGGGCCAGCAGCGGAGCCGCAGAGGACGGCGGCGGGCGGGCCCCGAGCCGGCacggcgggcgcggggcgcggcggcGTCCATGCTGCGGGAAGGCGTCCTAGTCAGCGCCCGgagggcggcgggcgggcgggcgggcgcgagGAGAGGCGAAGCCCAAGATGGCCGCAGGGCCAGGCCGGCGACGCCACCAGCCGGCGCCGAGCGTCACTGACGGGGCGGGAGGGCCTGCCGCTCCTCCGCGCGGCCGCCTCCTTCCTGCGCGGGCGGCTGCGCGCGCGGTTGCATCAGCCGCTGGCTGCGCGCCTGCGCACTCGTGTCCCGCGGTCTCCTAGGAGACGCCGCTCCCCCAGCGCCGGAGCGGCGGGCGAGGCGGGGCGTGCCCGGAAGCCCGCCGGGCGCCCCGGGCCCTTGAGTGGTCCCGCGCGCTCGACCGGATGCGCCTGCCGCACTCTTGCGTGCCTCGGGGTTCCAGTGCTGCCGAGCGCTAAGAAAAGCATCGACCTGAGGTTTTAGTATAATAAGAGTTGGACAGCGTCTGGCGTTGAGGCACGGAAAATCTGGAGTGCACGGTAGGAGTGGAAAATGAGCCATTCTTGTGCATTCTTGCCCCCTCGGTTTTAGGGTTTCCAAATCGCTATTTAGCTGTGCCCGGGATCTAGCTTTCAGCCTTTCCGCGTCCGGCCCACATGCATCCCCCACGAAAATGTGAGCTCGTGTTTCTCAGGTGGTGTCCTCGTCAGACTGTCCGCTTTCAGGGCGACAAACTGaagttacagaagaggaaagaaacgTAGTCCCCAgaactgtttcctttctttaatgCCTCCCAGCAGGCAATACGCTCAAATCATATTTACATCTGAGCCCCCAGAACCACAGGGTACAACACCTAAAGAAGGAAGCACAGACCATTATCCTTTGAAAAAATTTTGTCtgataattttaagatttttttccctttttctccccaaagccccccagtacacagctgtctatttttagttgcgagtccttctagttgtggcatgtgggagaccgcctcagcatggcctggtgagcggtgccacgtggcgcccaggatccgaaccagtgaaatcctagGCCCCCGAAGCTGAGGgcgccacaggctggcccctgtctgaTAATTTTAGCTGATGTATTTGATTCTCTCGTGAGTTTGGTCTTAGTTCATCCCTATTTCTGCTAAAGCTGTTTAATGACATTCCTGAAGTCAGGTGTCTGCGACCGAGGGAGCGCTCGGGGACAGGAGAAAATCCTTCGGGAGCAGAAGGCGGCCAGCGCTCCTCCGCTCCGTGGGACTGGTCAAGGAACAGCCAACTTCCTTCTAAGGAACTAAGAGGGCCTCAATTTGTATGGTTTATCCCTTGGAAATAGCTCATTTTCAATCCTaagaacttgagaaaaatgtgtaaataataGGAGTCAGTTTGATAATAGAAAAGAGATCCAAGAATGCAAATTAACtactcaaagcctcagtttctttggctGTAAGGTGAGGCTACTGTCTCGTCTTTCAGTGGGTTGGTGAGAGAACTAAATTCCTAAACAGTGCCTAGCCTAGATAGCGTAGGGGCGCAAACATCAGCTCGTATTTGTTATTCATCAGCTAATAATTGTCTCCCATGGCCTGGGAGCCTGTCCTCCCCCTGCGCTTTGCCAGCCCTCTCTTCAGTAACTTCTGTTCACACATGTCATATTCCAGGGACATCGCACTGGTTTCCTGCCTTTACTCAACGCTGTTCCTCAGCTGAGAAACCCTCTCCTCCTGTTACATACCTATTCATGCCTCAAGGGCCAACTCAAAAGTCAACTCCTTGAAGTCGTTGCCAACCCCCCGAGTCAAGATTGTATCATTACACTGTATTAGAGCACTTGACACACGACACTGTATTCCTGTAAGTCTTCTCTCCTGCTGGTCTCAGCTCCTCGTGGGCTGTACCCCACTACGGTGCTTCCCAAAGTGTGGGCTAGGCACCAGTGGGGATCCCCTTTTAAGACCCTTCCAGAAGGTCCTCaaggtcaaaaatatttttatactacTGCGAagctgttattttcctttttaactaaTTTCCTCTCATGAGGGTACGGTGGACATGATCAGCTAGAGGACGCGTGGTCTGTGCTCTGCCTGCAACAGAGTGAGTGCAGAAGCGGACACGAGAttcagctgtcttctattaagccagatagtaaagacatttggaaaaaatgcaaaacaatgccACTCATCTTGCTaaactgttgttttaaaaaataatttttcatgaaaaatgtcatttatcttaacatgtaatgggtttattatttttaaatgaataaatatttttgaatttctgcTTTGAGTTCTTCAACAGTAACTATGGATAGATGtaatccacataaacaaaaattctttggggtcctcaataatttttaagagtgtaaaggggtcctgagacaaAAAGTTTAGGAACCACCCACCTAGCACGCTGACTGGAGCATAACAGGTGATCTGtacatgttgaatgaatagaaGAGTAATAATACTTTACGGGGcgagcctggtggcacagcagttaagttagcacattccgcttctcagcggcctggggttcaccgcttcgaatcccaggtgcggacatggaactacttggcatgccatgctgtggcaggtgtcccacatataaagtagaggaagatgggcacggatgttagctcagagccaagcttcctcagcaaaaagaggaggactggcagtagttagctcagggctaatcttcctaaaataataatactttaaaacaaTAGCATCTTCTGTATGGCCAAGTCTCTTGCATTCCACTCGCAACTTTGTCACTAACACCACATGCCCCTGAAAAAAATTtcttacaactagtatatacaaccatgtactggggctttggggaggaaaaagccaaaaaaaaaaaaaaaaaaggaagattggcaacagatgttagctcagggcaaatccttccctgccaaaaaaaaaaattttcttacaaCTTTCTTGAATGGGCCTCCCCTTCCCTATGTAGTCATTGGATAcataattcttattttccttaccttctaaaagggaaaaaatgcagTCATGAAGTATGGGAAAGCTGTAAGAATATGTGACTGCCTTGTCAGTCTCGACAGGAAAACAGTGTGAACCACCTCCTGCAGCCCGCTATCACCTGGGGACAGACGGAGGAGGCCCTGGACACAGAGATAACCATGCGTTGCCGAGGCCGTGTGCGTGCTGGTGGAGACAAGTGCGTGGACTGGCAAGCTGACTGGCACTTTGGCAGAAGAGAACTTAAACCTCAGTAAATTacgtttattttaaaagattttgccGGGCCTGAGGTAAGGGGTTGATAGCTTTACTTCATTTTTCAGAGTCAGTACCACCTCCACAATCTTATTCCCAAGTATCTACTCTCTGGCTAccacctcctctccttccagcacCCTGCCCTGGTACCCTAGTCAATGACTTAACCCCCCAAGACCTCAGACCATTGCTATTTCCACTTCTTTGGGTAATTCCTCACCCTCTTAATCTAACAGGAATCCCAGGATCCAGTATTAAAATTAATCCCTTTGCAAAGACCCTGCATTCACTTGCCCCCTCCTACACTAGCATTCTTCTCTGGCAAAACTCCAGCCCTAGTTAAGCCCAAGTACCCACCTATTCTGAGCCTGCACCCTCGCAGCTAATCATTGGTGGAGAAAAACACTCAGCCGTGTTGCCTCACTCACTCCCTACTTGTGATCACAAATTCCATCCACGCCAGGCACTCCTGCTAGTCCCACGGCAGCTCTGCCTCTACACCCTGACACAGTTTCACGTGTCTTTACTCAAACTTCCAGCATTCCCATAAACACACATTCTTCACTTATGATCACAACTCATACTTTATTGAGAAAATAGATACAGTTAAACCTCAACAATGCCATCTTTCCACCACCAAACCCACCAAACTACCTGCATCTGGACCCGCACGCTCTGCCTTCAATCCCATTACAAGCGAAAAAGCGTCCTGGGTCCTAATTCCTTCAAGTCTACTCAAGGGATTCTGGCctcccttgtcttcttcctgtaaCACACACTGTTCTCTCTCAAGCTCCCAGAGCACTCACATCAACATAGGTCAGTATCCCCTAACTTAAAAACGCTCCCTAGACAGGTGCCCCTCCAAGTTTCTGCACCACTACGACAGAATTTCTCAAGAGCTGTCTATGCCCGCAGTCTCCATGTTCTCATCACCTATTCTCTCTTTAACTTAATCCAATGTCACTTTCATCCCCACCACTCATTCAAACAGCTCTTACAAGGTCACCAAGGACATTTTGCCAAATGTGTTCTCTAACTACTGTGGATTGAATTGTGCTCCCCTAAagatgttaaagtcctaaccccccaGCAGCTgtgaaagtgaccttatttggaaatagtctttgcaggttaagatgaggtcattagggtgggccctaatccaatatgactatgTCCTTATACAAAGAGGAATTTGGACATAGACATACGTGCACGTACACAGAGAGAACACAggtgaacatgaaggcagagaatGAGGTGACGCATCTCCTAGGCAAGGAATGCCACAGATCGCCAGCAAACCACCGGAAGCTAGGGGAGAGGCAGGCAACACATCCTCCTCAACTCCCagcaggaaccaactctgccaacagcttgatcttggacttccgcctccaggactgtgagcaaATCCAtctctgttgtctaagccacgcAGTCTGCAGtactttgttagagcagctcTGGGACATTGACAATGTCTTTTCTGTAGTCTCCCATGGCGCCATTCTCTTGCTTTACCTACAATCTCAGTGGCTCTTCCTCTTCTAAATGTTGGCCTGCATCAGAGCTCAGTCCACCCATGTCTTTCTTACTAGTCTCTCAAATCTGGGTTTTCTCATCCAGTTCCACGGCATTAAACGCCTCCTAAATGCTCATGACTTCTGGGTCTGAACTCCACACTGACCTCTCCCTTGGGCTTCAGATTCCATTCTCCTACTTCTCCACTTGGATGTGGACCAGACATCTCAAACTTATGATCGGAAGAGGACTCTTAATTCAGCCTCACCCAGCCCATCTTCCCATCCCCGCAGCACCCCAGTCTTCTTCACCCGTTTGTCAAGGGCTCAAACTTAGGAGTCAGCCTCAACTCCTCTTTCCCTCAACAACACagccaatccatcagcaaatccagAATTCAAAATGCATCCAACTTTGACCGCTTTCATCATCCCCAAGCACTATCACTTCCCTTGTAGACTACGGCCGTggccttctctcctgcctccttcctgcttcaGACAGCAGCCAGTGGGGTCTTTGCAAACACACTGGGGCCCTGCAGCCCCTTTCTCAGAAGCTTCACATCCCCATCACACTAAGAACAAAGCTCAGAGTTCTGGTGGACCTTAAAACTCAGTTCCAACATCCCCTCGGGAAGCCCACTCTGCCGGCCCTGCCCGCCCCTTTTCCACCATGTCCCTGAGACACTGCACAGCCATTACTGGTTCCCATGTCCGCCTCCCTAGCTACACTGTGAGTTCGTTGAGGACACCATCTACACCTTTGTCATCTTAGTAGCCACAGTGCCTGGTGCCTCGCCTGACTCAGAGAAGGCCACCAGTGTTGTCTGTCAACCAGACATCTCACACAAGTCCCGCCACCAGAATGACCTCCCAACTTAAGAGGCTGCCTCACTTTTGACCTTTCCAGTCCAACCTAACCTTTGCTCCCAAATCCCAGCAAGTTGGGTTACTTCATTTTTGCCACTTCTTTTTGAACTCTGAAAACCCGGCCTCCTGGgctcttgtttctcttctccctgggcagcccctcgtccccccactccccagctctCTCATTCCCACTCCCTCAGGGTGGTTCAGATTTCTACCCTATTTGGCCAAGAAATTTCCTTAACAAAGACTCTTGCCAGATTCAAGTTCTAACTTTTCAGAGGTCCTTTGGGACTTGTCCAGAACTGCAGTGACACCTCAAAACCACTTAGGAACAGAGCAGATGGGTAACACTTCCTACAGTCTACAACTCAAAGTCCCTTGGAGGCTCCATAAAATTTCCCAGCATGAAATATAACTCACCATTGGAGTTTGGAAAACTTCTGGGTAAAATGTTTGAACAGGGTCATATCACCTCCATCTTCCATTTGGGGGCTTCGGTTTCAGGGCAATGGCTCTGCTCTAGCGACTTAGTGGTTGTGAGCATCTCAGAGGTTCCATTTCCCCTCATGAAGTGGGGTAGTTAAATATCACTAGGCAGTGAGCTTCTGAAGTGAGAGGATtgtcttaatttattttagtaatcCTCAGCCAGGATGGTGCAGGGCCCAGGCACACCTCCAAGGGCCGTGTTCTCCGTGAACGGAGGCATGCTACCAGGGGGCACTGGCAAGCACAGTAAACATTTGTTGgcaggatgaatgaatgaaccataTCTACTTTCCAGAGTAGTTATAATGAAAACTGACATCGTTTATATTAAAGCACTCTGAAAACTAACAAATATTATACCAACTTCAGAGACTTATTCAACCTTGCCCAGGGGGAGGAGCACAAGGTTTGGAGTCAAACAACCTGGGCTCAAATTCCAGACGGAAGGCTGGCTGGCTGTGTCCTTAGGcaagtcccttcctctctctgcactTCCGTCCAGTAAAGTGGGGGTCACGCTACTCACCTGACCACGTCGTCGTGAGGCTAGATGCAGCTGACAAACCTAAGCTCCAGTGCAGTGCACCATCGCATGTGAAAGGCCCGTGGCAAAACCACTACCATTACCGTCTTCATCTTGTACATGAGACATTTTAATCTAAACATTTAAACACCAACCAATCTTGAGAACAATAGTTGTTTTTCTCAAATGTCATTTATTAGAAAATACAATTCTAGAGAAAGTGGGTACAGTACACATACCTCTTTAATCAGGGCACAGAGGGTCAAAATAAAATGAGCTACAGGCAACAAGCCAGTAACGCAGGTATGGTCCATTCACCTGGAGAAattccacccctctccccaccctccagcccctccccccagctgccAGCTGTATCCTAgacatttttaacttaaaagaaaagtttaaactTCCTTGCTGCCCTGTGGCTTCAGTGAATGGAGCTTCCTTCTCCAGTTATGGAATGAATCAGCAAAAGGGGGAATTTCTGATCCCTGGAGCTGAGGAGGAAGCTAGTGAGGGACGATTCACAGGGCATCCCTGTTGAACTCCGTTCCCCAACCATGGGGGACATCGGCCAATTCTGGTTTAAAAAGTTAACGTCACATTCAAGGTCTCCCTCTTTTGTCAAAGACAAGCCTTTGGAGTAAAGCACGAGAGTGCTTTCAGATCCATCTGGGAGGGAATGAAGACAGTAAGAGCAAGAGACCCAGGCTCTCC
Proteins encoded in this window:
- the LOC139078955 gene encoding protein phosphatase 1 regulatory subunit 15B-like, with amino-acid sequence METGARPPPPRVSSPRRAPERAPPPEARAGAWRTLLAPLPGLLRRLLAWGRLLGALLPALALQPAAPPRAHALRAAAAAPPAPDGGRLPERRARPAPPGGGPPEGRPLRVVGLELPPPAAAGPALPTPEQDHGYHSLEEEHGLPRAHAGPERAARPACGNRLIDYILGGGPAESGSDGEDAADDGFDSGSSLAESDPEPDAEGLSRCAPGPPGGAPDAEGGPAAGGAEAAARAGADEAESLRLWNAFCRSDDPYDLFNFKAPFRTGRSRRGRRDSAGPPEPGAPSCGAARGPGRARGRRKKGAPDKTASLVTRRGTKWGDG